A genome region from Corvus hawaiiensis isolate bCorHaw1 chromosome 4, bCorHaw1.pri.cur, whole genome shotgun sequence includes the following:
- the CKAP4 gene encoding cytoskeleton-associated protein 4 has product MSAAKHRGAKGGSPPVATNEKSAQPGGAEEPPAKKPAAAGHGRGGRAGGGSRSGAGPRRGWALLLSAAAVLVAALPAGWYVLQLQEEVGRSAREVEASGRQRQELAATLDTVVQKVRSLQTTFGEFESMMKIVQQKQEVSEKAVKQGESEINRISEVLQKLQNEILKDLSDGIHMVKDARERDFTSLENTVEERLTELTKSINDNIAVFTEVQQRSQDEINNMKAKVGSLEQADVYKHEIKVLKDAFDEMQASMEKKEKDIETLKSTIDSMESDVYTEVKELVNLKQEHEKFKEAADTEHLSLKALQEKVLRAEDSIMQLPSDIKRLDEDLLQLKANLNKWEENELFRKALETFGKNSEGLESRFRHIEDSLESLISAAAQNSEKLESFLSKEAAYEKKLNTLEQSITALQGLSDTDITSVTDVLKNLGEAQTSLYNDMENLRRSISDLPSSGALQDVQKQISTLLDQGNLQAGQAHSQGYLEKFSSMEGSVDELRSSVSQVDSDLKMIRTAVDSLVAYSVKIENNENSLESVKSSIDDLRNDLERLFVKVEKIHEKV; this is encoded by the exons ATGTCGGCCGCCAAGCACCGGGGCGCTAAGGGTGGTAGCCCGCCCGTCGCCACCAACGAGAAGAGCGCGCAGCCCGGCGGCGCCGAGGAGCCGCCGGCGAAGaagccggcggcggcggggcacGGCCGGGGCGGCAGGGCCGGTGGGGGGAGCCGCTCCGGCGCCGGCCCCCGCCGCGGCTGGGCGCTGCTGCTGAGCGCCGCGGCGGTCCTGGTCGCCGCGCTGCCCGCCGGCTGGTACGTGCTGCAACTGCAGGAGGAGGTCGGGCGGAGCGCCCGGGAGGTGGAGGCCTCCGGCCGGCAGCGACAGGAGCTGGCCGCCACCCTGGACACCGTGGTGCAGAAG GTACGTTCTCTTCAAACCACATTTGGAGAATTTGAATCCATGATGAAAATTgttcagcagaagcaggaggTTAGCGAGAAGGCTGTTAAACAAGGGGAGAGTGAAATAAACCGGATCAGTGAAGTGCTTCAGAAgctgcaaaatgaaattttgaaagACTTGTCTGACGGCATTCACATGGTGAAGGATGCAAGGGAACGAGACTTCACATCTCTGGAAAACACAGTGGAAGAGAGACTAACAGAGCTAACCAAGTCTATAAATGATAACATTGCTGTATTCACTGAAGTCCAGCAAAGGAGCCAAGATGAAATCAACAATATGAAAGCAAAAGTTGGTTCACTAGAACAGGCCGATGTATATAAACATGAAATTAAGGTGCTAAAAGATGCTTTTGATGAGATGCAAGCatccatggaaaagaaagaaaaggacatAGAGACCTTGAAGAGTACAATAGACTCCATGGAGTCTGATGTGTACACTGAAGTGAAAGAGTTAGTCAACCTCAAACAAGAACATGAGAAGTTCAAAGAGGCTGCGGACACTGAACACCTTTCATTAAAAGCTTTACAAGAGAAAGTTCTGAGAGCTGAGGATTCTATTATGCAGCTCCCTAGTGACATTAAAAGACTTGATGAAGATTTACTGCAACTTAAAGCCAACCTCAACAAATGGGAAGAGAATGAACTCTTCAGAAAAGCATTAGAAACTTTTGGGAAGAACAGTGAAGGATTGGAGTCTCGATTTAGGCACATAGAAGACAGCCTAGAGTCTCTAAtatctgctgctgctcaaaACAGTGAAAAGTTGGAATCTTTCCTTTCTAAAGAGGCGGCGTATGAGAAGAAGCTCAATACCCTAGAACAAAGCATTACTGCTCTTCAGGGACTCTCAGATACAGACATAACTTCAGTCACAGATGTTCTGAAAAATCTTGGTGAAGCACAGACTTCGCTGTACAACGACATGGAAAACTTAAGGAGAAGCATCAGTGACTTGCCATCGTCTGGTGCTCTCCAGGATGTCCAGAAGCAAATTAGTACTTTGTTGGATCAAGGAAATCTTCAGGCAGGTCAAGCACATTCTCAAGGCTACCTTGAAAAATTTTCATCTATGGAAGGCTCTGTAGATGAACTGAGATCTTCTGTTAGCCAGGTTGATTCCGATTTGAAAATGATAAGAACTGCAGTGGATAGTTTAGTGGCCTACTCagtgaaaattgaaaataatgagAACAGCTTGGAGTCTGTGAAGAGCTCAATAGATGACCTGAGGAATGATCTGGAAAGGTTGTTTGTGAAAGtagaaaaaatacatgaaaaagtTTAG
- the TCP11L2 gene encoding T-complex protein 11-like protein 2 isoform X1 has protein sequence MPLNDDQNSDSDSSRLSESTASSSDLEYSRQSFNSDSSSKPSSPASASPPKAITFDELMAATRNLSNWTLAHEIAVNANFCIKHEDYPQNSFAGTVKQIVHKAFWDHLESELNEDPPEYEHAIKLFEEIREILLSFLTPGANRIRNQICEVLDTDLIRQQAEHNAVDIPGLANYIINTMGKLCAPIRDNDIKQLKATDNIVALLRQIFHVLDLMKVDMANYTIKSLRPYLWHNLVDYERTKFQEILEETPGALNLTTEWIKESIEDELSSVSDESSSSPGADSSSKPIISPTLVLNNGYLKLLQWDYCKTIPETLITDEVRLQELREKLNQLKIIACVSLITNNMVGAAIVDLPDFADHLKRISLPLLEGMNKKSFDLKEALNAIGIQICSTVNKSLSERGLPTLSEEMQSNLMGQIAHIVEKNNPVCSLIDKRIQLFMRSLLALPSSQKCMPTMPGGLSVIQTEMELLGSQYASIVNFNKKVYGPFYANILRRLLFPEAAVEKTEAETSSN, from the exons ATGCCTCTCAATGATGACCAGAACAGTGACTCAGATTCTTCACGCCTCTCGGAAAGCACAGCTTCTTCCAGTGACTTGGAATATTCCAGGCAGAGCTTTAACAGTGATTCTTCAAGCAagcccagctccccagcct CAGCAAGCCCTCCCAAGGCTATCACATTTGATGAACTGATGGCAGCTACAAGAAATCTGTCAAACTGGACTCTAGCTCATGAAATTGCTGTAAATGCAAATTTTTGCATAAAACATGAAGACTACCCACAAAACAG CTTTGCAGGCACAGTGAAACAAATTGTACACAAGGCATTTTGGGATCATTTGGAATCTGAACTGAATGAAGATCCTCCAGAATATGAACATGCTATCAAGCTCTTTGAGGAAATTAGGGAG attcttctttccttcctgacTCCTGGAGCAAACAGGATTCGCAATCAAATCTGCGAAGTTCTAGATACGGATCTTATAAGGCAGCAGGCAGAACACAATGCTGTTGATATTCCTGGGCTAGCTAACTATATCATCAACACTATGGGAAAGTTATGTGCTCCAATAAGAGACAATGATATAAAACAGTTAAAAGCAACTGACAATATTGTAGCGTTACTGAG acAAATATTCCATGTTTTGGACCTGATGAAAGTGGATATGGCAAATTACACAATTAAAAGCCTTAGACCATACCTCTGGCATAACTTGGTGGACTATGAAAGAACAAAATTCCAGGAAATTCTTGAAGAAACACCAG GTGCCCTGAATCTCACAACAGAATGGATAAAGGAATCGATAGAAGATGAATTGTCATCTGTTTCTGATGAGTCTTCATCATCCCCTGGTGCTGATAGTAGTTCGAAACCAATTATTAGTCCTACACTGGTGCTAAACAATGGCTACTTGAAACTGTTACAATGGGATTATTGCAAAACAATTCCAGAG ACTCTAATAACAGATGAAGTTCGTCTTCAGGAGTTGAGAGAAAAGCTCAATCAATTAAAAATCATAGCTTGTGTTTCTCTCATAACAAACAACATGGTGGGTGCAGCAATTGTAGATTTGCCTGATTTTGCTGACCATCTGAAAAGGATCTCCCTTCCTCTTCTTGAAGGCATGAACAAGAA aaGTTTTGATTTGAAGGAGGCTCTGAATGCTATTGGTATCCAGATTTGCAGCACAGTGAACAAGTCTCTAAGTGAAAGAGGTCTTCCCACTCTTAGTGAAGAAATGCAGAGTAATTTAATGGGTCAAATCGCTCATATTGTTGAGAAGAATAATCCTGTCTGTTCTTTGATTG ACAAACGAATCCAGCTCTTCATGAGAAGCTTGCTTGCTCTTCCCAGTTCTCAGAAGTGTATGCCTACTATGCCAGGAGGCCTTTCTGTGATTCAGACAGAGATGGAGTTGCTTGGATCTCAGTATGCAAGCATTGTAAACTTCAATAAAAAAGTGTATGGGCCATTCTATGCAAACATACTTAGAAGACTGCTTTTTCCTGAGGCAGCAGTggagaaaacagaagcagaaacatctagcaattaa
- the TCP11L2 gene encoding T-complex protein 11-like protein 2 isoform X2, whose protein sequence is MPLNDDQNSDSDSSRLSESTASSSDLEYSRQSFNSDSSSKPSSPASSPPKAITFDELMAATRNLSNWTLAHEIAVNANFCIKHEDYPQNSFAGTVKQIVHKAFWDHLESELNEDPPEYEHAIKLFEEIREILLSFLTPGANRIRNQICEVLDTDLIRQQAEHNAVDIPGLANYIINTMGKLCAPIRDNDIKQLKATDNIVALLRQIFHVLDLMKVDMANYTIKSLRPYLWHNLVDYERTKFQEILEETPGALNLTTEWIKESIEDELSSVSDESSSSPGADSSSKPIISPTLVLNNGYLKLLQWDYCKTIPETLITDEVRLQELREKLNQLKIIACVSLITNNMVGAAIVDLPDFADHLKRISLPLLEGMNKKSFDLKEALNAIGIQICSTVNKSLSERGLPTLSEEMQSNLMGQIAHIVEKNNPVCSLIDKRIQLFMRSLLALPSSQKCMPTMPGGLSVIQTEMELLGSQYASIVNFNKKVYGPFYANILRRLLFPEAAVEKTEAETSSN, encoded by the exons ATGCCTCTCAATGATGACCAGAACAGTGACTCAGATTCTTCACGCCTCTCGGAAAGCACAGCTTCTTCCAGTGACTTGGAATATTCCAGGCAGAGCTTTAACAGTGATTCTTCAAGCAagcccagctccccagcct CAAGCCCTCCCAAGGCTATCACATTTGATGAACTGATGGCAGCTACAAGAAATCTGTCAAACTGGACTCTAGCTCATGAAATTGCTGTAAATGCAAATTTTTGCATAAAACATGAAGACTACCCACAAAACAG CTTTGCAGGCACAGTGAAACAAATTGTACACAAGGCATTTTGGGATCATTTGGAATCTGAACTGAATGAAGATCCTCCAGAATATGAACATGCTATCAAGCTCTTTGAGGAAATTAGGGAG attcttctttccttcctgacTCCTGGAGCAAACAGGATTCGCAATCAAATCTGCGAAGTTCTAGATACGGATCTTATAAGGCAGCAGGCAGAACACAATGCTGTTGATATTCCTGGGCTAGCTAACTATATCATCAACACTATGGGAAAGTTATGTGCTCCAATAAGAGACAATGATATAAAACAGTTAAAAGCAACTGACAATATTGTAGCGTTACTGAG acAAATATTCCATGTTTTGGACCTGATGAAAGTGGATATGGCAAATTACACAATTAAAAGCCTTAGACCATACCTCTGGCATAACTTGGTGGACTATGAAAGAACAAAATTCCAGGAAATTCTTGAAGAAACACCAG GTGCCCTGAATCTCACAACAGAATGGATAAAGGAATCGATAGAAGATGAATTGTCATCTGTTTCTGATGAGTCTTCATCATCCCCTGGTGCTGATAGTAGTTCGAAACCAATTATTAGTCCTACACTGGTGCTAAACAATGGCTACTTGAAACTGTTACAATGGGATTATTGCAAAACAATTCCAGAG ACTCTAATAACAGATGAAGTTCGTCTTCAGGAGTTGAGAGAAAAGCTCAATCAATTAAAAATCATAGCTTGTGTTTCTCTCATAACAAACAACATGGTGGGTGCAGCAATTGTAGATTTGCCTGATTTTGCTGACCATCTGAAAAGGATCTCCCTTCCTCTTCTTGAAGGCATGAACAAGAA aaGTTTTGATTTGAAGGAGGCTCTGAATGCTATTGGTATCCAGATTTGCAGCACAGTGAACAAGTCTCTAAGTGAAAGAGGTCTTCCCACTCTTAGTGAAGAAATGCAGAGTAATTTAATGGGTCAAATCGCTCATATTGTTGAGAAGAATAATCCTGTCTGTTCTTTGATTG ACAAACGAATCCAGCTCTTCATGAGAAGCTTGCTTGCTCTTCCCAGTTCTCAGAAGTGTATGCCTACTATGCCAGGAGGCCTTTCTGTGATTCAGACAGAGATGGAGTTGCTTGGATCTCAGTATGCAAGCATTGTAAACTTCAATAAAAAAGTGTATGGGCCATTCTATGCAAACATACTTAGAAGACTGCTTTTTCCTGAGGCAGCAGTggagaaaacagaagcagaaacatctagcaattaa
- the TCP11L2 gene encoding T-complex protein 11-like protein 2 isoform X3, whose product MPLNDDQNSDSDSSRLSESTASSSDLEYSRQSFNSDSSSKPSSPASASPPKAITFDELMAATRNLSNWTLAHEIAVNANFCIKHEDYPQNSFAGTVKQIVHKAFWDHLESELNEDPPEYEHAIKLFEEIREILLSFLTPGANRIRNQICEVLDTDLIRQQAEHNAVDIPGLANYIINTMGKLCAPIRDNDIKQLKATDNIVALLRQIFHVLDLMKVDMANYTIKSLRPYLWHNLVDYERTKFQEILEETPGALNLTTEWIKESIEDELSSVSDESSSSPGADSSSKPIISPTLVLNNGYLKLLQWDYCKTIPETLITDEVRLQELREKLNQLKIIACVSLITNNMVGAAIVDLPDFADHLKRISLPLLEGMNKNFDLKEALNAIGIQICSTVNKSLSERGLPTLSEEMQSNLMGQIAHIVEKNNPVCSLIDKRIQLFMRSLLALPSSQKCMPTMPGGLSVIQTEMELLGSQYASIVNFNKKVYGPFYANILRRLLFPEAAVEKTEAETSSN is encoded by the exons ATGCCTCTCAATGATGACCAGAACAGTGACTCAGATTCTTCACGCCTCTCGGAAAGCACAGCTTCTTCCAGTGACTTGGAATATTCCAGGCAGAGCTTTAACAGTGATTCTTCAAGCAagcccagctccccagcct CAGCAAGCCCTCCCAAGGCTATCACATTTGATGAACTGATGGCAGCTACAAGAAATCTGTCAAACTGGACTCTAGCTCATGAAATTGCTGTAAATGCAAATTTTTGCATAAAACATGAAGACTACCCACAAAACAG CTTTGCAGGCACAGTGAAACAAATTGTACACAAGGCATTTTGGGATCATTTGGAATCTGAACTGAATGAAGATCCTCCAGAATATGAACATGCTATCAAGCTCTTTGAGGAAATTAGGGAG attcttctttccttcctgacTCCTGGAGCAAACAGGATTCGCAATCAAATCTGCGAAGTTCTAGATACGGATCTTATAAGGCAGCAGGCAGAACACAATGCTGTTGATATTCCTGGGCTAGCTAACTATATCATCAACACTATGGGAAAGTTATGTGCTCCAATAAGAGACAATGATATAAAACAGTTAAAAGCAACTGACAATATTGTAGCGTTACTGAG acAAATATTCCATGTTTTGGACCTGATGAAAGTGGATATGGCAAATTACACAATTAAAAGCCTTAGACCATACCTCTGGCATAACTTGGTGGACTATGAAAGAACAAAATTCCAGGAAATTCTTGAAGAAACACCAG GTGCCCTGAATCTCACAACAGAATGGATAAAGGAATCGATAGAAGATGAATTGTCATCTGTTTCTGATGAGTCTTCATCATCCCCTGGTGCTGATAGTAGTTCGAAACCAATTATTAGTCCTACACTGGTGCTAAACAATGGCTACTTGAAACTGTTACAATGGGATTATTGCAAAACAATTCCAGAG ACTCTAATAACAGATGAAGTTCGTCTTCAGGAGTTGAGAGAAAAGCTCAATCAATTAAAAATCATAGCTTGTGTTTCTCTCATAACAAACAACATGGTGGGTGCAGCAATTGTAGATTTGCCTGATTTTGCTGACCATCTGAAAAGGATCTCCCTTCCTCTTCTTGAAGGCATGAACAAGAA TTTTGATTTGAAGGAGGCTCTGAATGCTATTGGTATCCAGATTTGCAGCACAGTGAACAAGTCTCTAAGTGAAAGAGGTCTTCCCACTCTTAGTGAAGAAATGCAGAGTAATTTAATGGGTCAAATCGCTCATATTGTTGAGAAGAATAATCCTGTCTGTTCTTTGATTG ACAAACGAATCCAGCTCTTCATGAGAAGCTTGCTTGCTCTTCCCAGTTCTCAGAAGTGTATGCCTACTATGCCAGGAGGCCTTTCTGTGATTCAGACAGAGATGGAGTTGCTTGGATCTCAGTATGCAAGCATTGTAAACTTCAATAAAAAAGTGTATGGGCCATTCTATGCAAACATACTTAGAAGACTGCTTTTTCCTGAGGCAGCAGTggagaaaacagaagcagaaacatctagcaattaa
- the TCP11L2 gene encoding T-complex protein 11-like protein 2 isoform X4, protein MAATRNLSNWTLAHEIAVNANFCIKHEDYPQNSFAGTVKQIVHKAFWDHLESELNEDPPEYEHAIKLFEEIREILLSFLTPGANRIRNQICEVLDTDLIRQQAEHNAVDIPGLANYIINTMGKLCAPIRDNDIKQLKATDNIVALLRQIFHVLDLMKVDMANYTIKSLRPYLWHNLVDYERTKFQEILEETPGALNLTTEWIKESIEDELSSVSDESSSSPGADSSSKPIISPTLVLNNGYLKLLQWDYCKTIPETLITDEVRLQELREKLNQLKIIACVSLITNNMVGAAIVDLPDFADHLKRISLPLLEGMNKKSFDLKEALNAIGIQICSTVNKSLSERGLPTLSEEMQSNLMGQIAHIVEKNNPVCSLIDKRIQLFMRSLLALPSSQKCMPTMPGGLSVIQTEMELLGSQYASIVNFNKKVYGPFYANILRRLLFPEAAVEKTEAETSSN, encoded by the exons ATGGCAGCTACAAGAAATCTGTCAAACTGGACTCTAGCTCATGAAATTGCTGTAAATGCAAATTTTTGCATAAAACATGAAGACTACCCACAAAACAG CTTTGCAGGCACAGTGAAACAAATTGTACACAAGGCATTTTGGGATCATTTGGAATCTGAACTGAATGAAGATCCTCCAGAATATGAACATGCTATCAAGCTCTTTGAGGAAATTAGGGAG attcttctttccttcctgacTCCTGGAGCAAACAGGATTCGCAATCAAATCTGCGAAGTTCTAGATACGGATCTTATAAGGCAGCAGGCAGAACACAATGCTGTTGATATTCCTGGGCTAGCTAACTATATCATCAACACTATGGGAAAGTTATGTGCTCCAATAAGAGACAATGATATAAAACAGTTAAAAGCAACTGACAATATTGTAGCGTTACTGAG acAAATATTCCATGTTTTGGACCTGATGAAAGTGGATATGGCAAATTACACAATTAAAAGCCTTAGACCATACCTCTGGCATAACTTGGTGGACTATGAAAGAACAAAATTCCAGGAAATTCTTGAAGAAACACCAG GTGCCCTGAATCTCACAACAGAATGGATAAAGGAATCGATAGAAGATGAATTGTCATCTGTTTCTGATGAGTCTTCATCATCCCCTGGTGCTGATAGTAGTTCGAAACCAATTATTAGTCCTACACTGGTGCTAAACAATGGCTACTTGAAACTGTTACAATGGGATTATTGCAAAACAATTCCAGAG ACTCTAATAACAGATGAAGTTCGTCTTCAGGAGTTGAGAGAAAAGCTCAATCAATTAAAAATCATAGCTTGTGTTTCTCTCATAACAAACAACATGGTGGGTGCAGCAATTGTAGATTTGCCTGATTTTGCTGACCATCTGAAAAGGATCTCCCTTCCTCTTCTTGAAGGCATGAACAAGAA aaGTTTTGATTTGAAGGAGGCTCTGAATGCTATTGGTATCCAGATTTGCAGCACAGTGAACAAGTCTCTAAGTGAAAGAGGTCTTCCCACTCTTAGTGAAGAAATGCAGAGTAATTTAATGGGTCAAATCGCTCATATTGTTGAGAAGAATAATCCTGTCTGTTCTTTGATTG ACAAACGAATCCAGCTCTTCATGAGAAGCTTGCTTGCTCTTCCCAGTTCTCAGAAGTGTATGCCTACTATGCCAGGAGGCCTTTCTGTGATTCAGACAGAGATGGAGTTGCTTGGATCTCAGTATGCAAGCATTGTAAACTTCAATAAAAAAGTGTATGGGCCATTCTATGCAAACATACTTAGAAGACTGCTTTTTCCTGAGGCAGCAGTggagaaaacagaagcagaaacatctagcaattaa